One genomic region from Rattus norvegicus strain BN/NHsdMcwi chromosome 10, GRCr8, whole genome shotgun sequence encodes:
- the Mapk9 gene encoding mitogen-activated protein kinase 9 isoform X3 → MSDSKSDGQFYSVQVADSTFTVLKRYQQLKPIGSGAQGIVCAAFDTVLGINVAVKKLSRPFQNQTHAKRAYRELVLLKCVNHKNIISLLNVFTPQKTLEEFQDVYLVMELMDANLCQVIHMELDHERMSYLLYQMLCGIKHLHSAGIIHRDLKPSNIVVKSDCTLKILDFGLARTACTNFMMTPYVVTRYYRAPEVILGMGYKENVDIWSVGCIMAEMVLHKVLFPGRDYIDQWNKVIEQLGTPSAEFMKKLQPTVRNYVENRPKYPGIKFEELFPDWIFPSESERDKIKTSQARDLLSKMLVIDPDKRISVDEALRHPYITVWYDPAEAEAPPPQIYDAQLEEREHAIEEWKELIYKEVMDWEERSKNGVKDQPSAQMQQ, encoded by the exons ATGAGTGACAGTAAAAGCGATGGCCAGTTTTACAGTGTGCAAGTGGCAGACTCAACTTTCACTGTTCTAAAACGTTACCAGCAGTTGAAACCAATTGGCTCTGGAGCCCAAGGAATTGTTTG TGCTGCTTTTGATACAGTTCTTGGAATAAATGTTGCTGTCAAGAAGTTAAGTCGTCCTTTTCAGAACCAAACGCATGCAAAGAGAGCCTACCGTGAACTTGTCCTCCTAAAGTGTGTCAATCATAAAAAT aTAATTAGCTTGTTAAATGTGTTCACACCACAAAAAACGCTAGAAGAATTCCAAGATGT GTACTTGGTTATGGAGTTAATGGACGCTAACTTATGTCAGGTTATTCATATGGAGCTGGACCATGAAAGAATGTCATACCTCCTCTACCAGATGCTTTGTGGCATTAAGCACCTGCATTCAGCTGGCATAATTCATAGG gaTTTGAAGCCTAGCAACATTGTAGTAAAATCAGACTGTACTCTCAAGATCCTTGACTTTGGCCTGGCACGGACAGCCTGTACCAACTTTATGATGACTCCCTATGTGGTAACTCGCTACTATCGGGCTCCAGAAGTCATCCTGGGCATGGGCTACAAGGAGAATG TGGACATCTGGTCTGTCGGGTGCATCATGGCAGAAATGGTCCTCCATAAAGTCctgttcccaggaagagact atattgatcaatggaataaagtTATTGAACAGCTAGGAACACCATCCGCAGAGTTCATGAAGAAACTTCAGCCAACTGTAAGGAATTATGTGGAAAACAGACCAAAGTACCCTGGAATCAAATTTGAAGAGCTCTTTCCAGATTGGATATTTCCGTCAGAATCCGAACgagacaaaataaaaa CAAGTCAAGCCAGAGATCTGTTATCGAAAATGTTAGTGATTGATCCGGACAAGCGGATCTCTGTGGACGAAGCCTTGCGCCACCCGTATATTACTGTTTGGTATGACCCCGCTGAAGCAGAAGCG CCACCACCTCAAATTTATGATGCCCAGTTGGAAGAAAGAGAGCATGCGATTGAAGAGTGGAAAG aACTAATTTACAAAGAAGTGATGGACTGGGAAGAAAGAAGCAAGAATGGGGTGAAAGACCAGCCTTCAG
- the Mapk9 gene encoding mitogen-activated protein kinase 9 isoform X5 codes for MSDSKSDGQFYSVQVADSTFTVLKRYQQLKPIGSGAQGIVCAAFDTVLGINVAVKKLSRPFQNQTHAKRAYRELVLLKCVNHKNIISLLNVFTPQKTLEEFQDVYLVMELMDANLCQVIHMELDHERMSYLLYQMLCGIKHLHSAGIIHRDLKPSNIVVKSDCTLKILDFGLARTACTNFMMTPYVVTRYYRAPEVILGMGYKENAVKYWILWH; via the exons ATGAGTGACAGTAAAAGCGATGGCCAGTTTTACAGTGTGCAAGTGGCAGACTCAACTTTCACTGTTCTAAAACGTTACCAGCAGTTGAAACCAATTGGCTCTGGAGCCCAAGGAATTGTTTG TGCTGCTTTTGATACAGTTCTTGGAATAAATGTTGCTGTCAAGAAGTTAAGTCGTCCTTTTCAGAACCAAACGCATGCAAAGAGAGCCTACCGTGAACTTGTCCTCCTAAAGTGTGTCAATCATAAAAAT aTAATTAGCTTGTTAAATGTGTTCACACCACAAAAAACGCTAGAAGAATTCCAAGATGT GTACTTGGTTATGGAGTTAATGGACGCTAACTTATGTCAGGTTATTCATATGGAGCTGGACCATGAAAGAATGTCATACCTCCTCTACCAGATGCTTTGTGGCATTAAGCACCTGCATTCAGCTGGCATAATTCATAGG gaTTTGAAGCCTAGCAACATTGTAGTAAAATCAGACTGTACTCTCAAGATCCTTGACTTTGGCCTGGCACGGACAGCCTGTACCAACTTTATGATGACTCCCTATGTGGTAACTCGCTACTATCGGGCTCCAGAAGTCATCCTGGGCATGGGCTACAAGGAGAATG CTGTAAAGTATTGGATTCTTTGGCACTAG
- the Mapk9 gene encoding mitogen-activated protein kinase 9 isoform 3 (isoform 3 is encoded by transcript variant 3): MSDSKSDGQFYSVQVADSTFTVLKRYQQLKPIGSGAQGIVCAAFDTVLGINVAVKKLSRPFQNQTHAKRAYRELVLLKCVNHKNIISLLNVFTPQKTLEEFQDVYLVMELMDANLCQVIHMELDHERMSYLLYQMLCGIKHLHSAGIIHRDLKPSNIVVKSDCTLKILDFGLARTACTNFMMTPYVVTRYYRAPEVILGMGYKENVDIWSVGCIMGELVKGCVIFQGTDHIDQWNKVIEQLGTPSAEFMKKLQPTVRNYVENRPKYPGIKFEELFPDWIFPSESERDKIKTSQARDLLSKMLVIDPDKRISVDEALRHPYITVWYDPAEAEAPPPQIYDAQLEEREHAIEEWKELIYKEVMDWEERSKNGVKDQPSAQMQQ, from the exons ATGAGTGACAGTAAAAGCGATGGCCAGTTTTACAGTGTGCAAGTGGCAGACTCAACTTTCACTGTTCTAAAACGTTACCAGCAGTTGAAACCAATTGGCTCTGGAGCCCAAGGAATTGTTTG TGCTGCTTTTGATACAGTTCTTGGAATAAATGTTGCTGTCAAGAAGTTAAGTCGTCCTTTTCAGAACCAAACGCATGCAAAGAGAGCCTACCGTGAACTTGTCCTCCTAAAGTGTGTCAATCATAAAAAT aTAATTAGCTTGTTAAATGTGTTCACACCACAAAAAACGCTAGAAGAATTCCAAGATGT GTACTTGGTTATGGAGTTAATGGACGCTAACTTATGTCAGGTTATTCATATGGAGCTGGACCATGAAAGAATGTCATACCTCCTCTACCAGATGCTTTGTGGCATTAAGCACCTGCATTCAGCTGGCATAATTCATAGG gaTTTGAAGCCTAGCAACATTGTAGTAAAATCAGACTGTACTCTCAAGATCCTTGACTTTGGCCTGGCACGGACAGCCTGTACCAACTTTATGATGACTCCCTATGTGGTAACTCGCTACTATCGGGCTCCAGAAGTCATCCTGGGCATGGGCTACAAGGAGAATG ttgaTATCTGGTCAGTGGGTTGCATCATGGGAGAGCTGGTGAAAGGTTGTGTGATATTCCAAGGTACTGACC atattgatcaatggaataaagtTATTGAACAGCTAGGAACACCATCCGCAGAGTTCATGAAGAAACTTCAGCCAACTGTAAGGAATTATGTGGAAAACAGACCAAAGTACCCTGGAATCAAATTTGAAGAGCTCTTTCCAGATTGGATATTTCCGTCAGAATCCGAACgagacaaaataaaaa CAAGTCAAGCCAGAGATCTGTTATCGAAAATGTTAGTGATTGATCCGGACAAGCGGATCTCTGTGGACGAAGCCTTGCGCCACCCGTATATTACTGTTTGGTATGACCCCGCTGAAGCAGAAGCG CCACCACCTCAAATTTATGATGCCCAGTTGGAAGAAAGAGAGCATGCGATTGAAGAGTGGAAAG aACTAATTTACAAAGAAGTGATGGACTGGGAAGAAAGAAGCAAGAATGGGGTGAAAGACCAGCCTTCAG